In Lentibacillus amyloliquefaciens, one DNA window encodes the following:
- the spoIIIAD gene encoding stage III sporulation protein AD, translating to MDIFQIVAIGIITSILYMVLKELNASFAFLLILVTTILIFLVVIQQIGVIFQLIESLGNKANIDGMYMETILKIIGIAYITEFGANLTKDAGLQSVAAKVELAGKIFILLLSIPIITAVIEAILKFIDSV from the coding sequence ATGGATATCTTCCAGATCGTTGCTATAGGAATCATCACCAGTATACTTTATATGGTATTGAAGGAACTTAACGCTTCATTTGCTTTCTTATTAATTCTCGTCACGACTATCTTGATTTTTCTGGTCGTCATCCAGCAAATCGGCGTCATTTTTCAATTGATTGAATCGTTGGGAAATAAGGCAAATATTGATGGGATGTACATGGAAACCATTTTAAAAATCATCGGAATCGCTTATATCACTGAGTTTGGAGCTAATCTGACAAAGGACGCGGGCCTTCAGTCGGTAGCGGCAAAAGTTGAACTCGCCGGGAAAATATTCATTCTATTGTTGTCCATACCTATTATTACGGCAGTTATCGAAGCAATCCTTAAGTTTATTGATTCGGTTTAG
- the spoIIIAC gene encoding stage III sporulation protein AC, translating into MAIDASILFQIAGIGIIVALIHTILKQMGKEEIAQFATLVGFIIVLVIVVNGLSDLFQQIKSVFLFQG; encoded by the coding sequence ATGGCTATTGATGCATCCATATTATTTCAAATTGCAGGGATCGGCATTATTGTTGCACTTATACACACCATATTGAAACAAATGGGAAAAGAGGAGATCGCCCAATTTGCCACTCTGGTAGGTTTTATTATCGTTTTAGTCATTGTTGTGAACGGGCTTTCTGATCTATTTCAGCAGATAAAGTCTGTATTCCTTTTTCAGGGGTAG